In Oryzias melastigma strain HK-1 unplaced genomic scaffold, ASM292280v2 sc00866, whole genome shotgun sequence, the genomic window TGAAAGCTATCTTTAATGTAAATCATGACTCCACCACCCTTTGCACATTCCCTGTCTTTCCTGAACATTTTGTAGCCCGGGATGGTGAGGGCTGTTGCAGGGGCATTTTTATACAGCCAAGTCTCAGAAAGACAGAGGTAATCTAAATTTGAATCAAGTAATAAGTGTTTtatctgttctgtttttgacaTGATGCTTCTTATGTTTAAATGGCCTCCTAAAATCCCTTTGGGTTTTGATCTAGAGTCCCACACTACCTTAGAATGATTGACAGTTCGAAAGAATGCCCATTTTCGGTTTTTAGCGATCCCAGGATTCAGTCGCTTCCTGTTTACGTCCTGTGTCTCCATGGTCACTGAAAAACCATGGAGTGACGTTTGAGGAgaagtttgttgttgttgctggtCAGGAGCCTGTTTCTTGGTCCTATACGATGTCGAGTTTGTGAGACGCTGTTGAACCATGGATTCCGGACTGTTGTAATGATGCAACGCTCCGATACACGCTTCAGGATCCCGCGATTCCATACGCCTCCCCCCGTCGGACCACCCTGGCACCGCGCCTTCAACACCTTCGCCCCCAGTTCCTCGGACAAGCAGCTCGAACGCAGTTGTTGTGGATTGCAGAGGATTCAGCTGATTAGCATGACTTACGTTTAGTGGGACATCGGGCAAAATACAAAACGACCTGATCAGTGCTGCTgctgaagtgatggaggagatCAGAAGGGAAGTTAATAAAgctctgtttgtgtctgttatggTGGATGAGACGACAGACGCGAGTAACGCAGCGCAGCTCGcactggttctgcgttatgtaaCGGACACAGGTGTTGTTATGGAGTAAATGGTGGACTGTATCACTGGTTCGGGTTTTGGGTATAACAGTAAACAAGATGGGGTGCCGGTCAGAGCACAGGAAGTTAAGGAAGAGATGAGGCTCCACTTGGGGTGATGTTCCAGATTTATTCAGTTGCTGAGgagtatttataaaaataagtctgtaaatgacaaaaagtttctcttataataacataaaaggcataaaaatacttaatataaattaaataatgtcTAAAGTCCTCAtaacattcaaaataaacaatcaaatctGCTTTAAACCCAGCTTAAATATCATTTCTCAATAAACAGACAATTTTCTCGACCTCTAGCGGTCGAGAAAATTACTGCAGGGAAAAAAGGCGAAATGTACGTAACTCCCGCGGTGCATTATTATGCGTCATAAAATCCAACATCAGGTCatacaattaatttttaaactcaaaagaaCATTAAGTAAGGGTTTATTTAGCAATATAGGCGCTGCTAACAAGCTGCAGGACCTGCTAGAAAGTCAACATTGCTAGCTTGTGAAACACATTCTCTCAGACTTTAACAGggaaggaaaacaaaggaaacaaaaaaacttacatttgtTCAATTACTTAAATACTTGAAATACAGCAATTGGGGGCAGAGAAACTAAACTGGACAGGACTCTAACCGTTCTTTCTCTGCTGCCTCCGGCACGTGGAAAACCGAAACTCACTGGATGAACCCACACAAAACCACCGAAGAAGAAAACGCAAAGTCGCAtcctgtgacatcatcacaatGGGCTGAGCCTTTAAAACAGGTGTCAAGGAGCGGTTTGTCagatttgaagatgttaccagtgggaAGCGAGTCGATGACATTGCATGTCTCATTATCCGGTTTTTGGTGGAAAacgaatgtctgggtaaagttgtggcacattGTTTTGACGGCGCAGCGGTCATGTCTTCTGGATTAAATGTGGTGCTGGCTAAAGTTAAGGAGAGAGCACCTTTGGTTTTATCCATACACTGCTAAGCACATCGGCTCAATTTAGTATTGACTCAGGGGGCCTCAAAGCTTAAAGAATGCAAGATATTTTTCGCCCACCTCAATGgccttgttgcatttttttcaagatcgCCTCGACGCACGCAACTACTGGATGAAATCTACAGTTACATCTCCCTCGCGTGGCACCAACACAGTGTCAGTACACATCCAGAGTGGTCAATACAGTCTTTGAGAAGAGAGATGCTCTAAAGGAACTGTTTCATCACATTCTGGAGCATCATGACGAGTATGATGAGGGTTCTGTACTGATGGATTTAACGCACGTTTGGATGATTTTGagctttgttttttgcttcacaCATTTAACGACATTTTTGAGTACTCAGATGTGCTCTTTTCAATactacagaacaaaaaaactggATGTATAGTTTTGTCTGGCAAGGGTAAAGGAGTTCTGTGACACCGTTGAGCGAGAGAGAAGCCGATAcaaggaaatctacgaggccacCGCGGCACTCTGAGTGCACGAAGAGGTCCAGTGCAAGATCCTCACACGCACTACCGCCAATTCCACGTCAGGATTATGGACAATATAAATtgccagacacagaccagatttcaagaccACGAAAACTGATCTTTGTCACCCTCCTCGACCCCCAGAAGTTTTAGGAATACCAGAAAAATTTCCCACATGTAgtcttttccagcttatcacagagccacggaacacttttcCATCTCGGCTGAGAACAGAACTGACTGTCATGTATGCCATGGATGATTTTGCAGGAAAATCTCCCACTGATCTCCTTGACTTCCTTCagcagaaaaatctgaaagagAGCATGGGGCAGCTGtacacatttgtgtgtttggcaGTGGCCATCaccgtgtccactgcttctgttgaacggacattctcagccctgaagaGAATTCAAaattatgccagaaatacgtcagggcaggctcgactttcagcattagcttccatggtgacttcttgatggaactgaaacgcacggataatctgcacgacagagtgattgtaatcttcttgaggaaagaaaggaggatggattttgtgtacaaataatccggatttttgatgagtaaaattttgctatattcCTAAATAATATTGTAATTTTATCAGGNGTAcaaataatccagatttttggtgagtaaaatcttgctatatacctaaatattattgcaattttatcaggttattttttatgctttttaatgtgtgtcgcagttgtacctgcagtagaagttttatagccataaaatagttattgagggttggattgattcagatggagcactactgaaggcctaggtgggaaatgcacggcccgccactggctGAAcatatagctaaactccaaaacagccttaaaacttaaaaagcccaaattagccaaggtagctagcatgtagctgaaatattagctaaactcgaaaatagcctaaataattgtagtaaatgctaaaatagtccaaaaaactagcagaattcaaattttttaaactttaaaactgtaacttttaaacataattatgaataataaagacaggaatattattccagaataaatcaacttaaaccttaaataacttttaatattttaccctccataaaaatatattttgtcaaaattatacaagttagaaataagtgcaagataacatcgcgtcattaataacaatagaataaagtgatctggagggccgatccggcccccgggccgtgactttgacacacatgttGTAGAATCTACCAGTTAAAACAGAATCTCTGACTTCCACCAGGCCAGCAGTGACATTTGTTGCATAACGGAGCTGCAGTGTGATGATATGCATGGAGGAGACAGGAACTGCACAATCATCCGTTTAGCCTGAGAGCAGAAAGTGCAGAAAGCAGCACTTTGGCCGAAGGATCTGACCGTGCAACTTATGATTAACCGCCAACGTTAAACTCCAGCAAAACAGGTTTTAGCTGAACGTTTCTAAAGACCAACTACGATTAAAAtggtctttttaacatttttctcacaatggaggacacaGAAGAGGTAAAAACAGAGtcaaatcataaataaaagatcaccGGGAATGCCTTTAGAATAGTTCTAcggatgatcggagtgggactttaagtatatttacagttaaaaaagacATGGTGAAGCATGAAGATGGACACAGATTTACCACAACCAGGACTAAAGCTGCTAAAATCAGAATGAATCCCATGAGGAATCAGCTGTTCTTCATTCTGAGAGCAAATATTCTACTTATACGTCATATGAGGAAAGCCTgaacagaaggaaaaacatgGACAAGAACATTGATAGATATTATCCCAGAGGACgggaaaaaatgttcatttcctCAAATCTGAAGAGCCAGTTTCAGTGTCGGTTTTGTGATCTTTTGATCTCTTGTTcaaacaaaattatgttttggggtttgtttgtttgtttgtttgtttgcatttttatgtcttgaagaccagaaataattcagaaatattcaagagagaaaagaagaaaaggaagagaACTTGAAGATCACAGAAAGAGACGAGAAATTAATTAAAGATTTAATTCCCAAGATGAAGTTTGatgaacaaaaatgatcaatttccTCAAtgataaagtaaaagtaaattattGTTCCGGTTAaagaaattcaactttttaccctttttacagctgattgaataaatatattgaaCCTTTATTTTGCATTCAATGTCGATTGTTTATAATAATCTCTGAGGGTGTTGAAAAAATGGGcaacatcctttttttaaacataaaaatcatctgcaactgcatgtttttaatgtaattttaacgtatatttcaagaaaataattgtgctgctaaaacatgattttattttttgtttaatgtgaaCAAATTGTGGTAAATTTCATGATAAATTCATGTTAGtccaatttaaaaattattaataaattgtGGTTgaacatgattttatttattttattatgtaaatccaatgtatttatttattttatgccaCTTTATTTAGATTATATTGACCTCCAGGTTGCgatttgtgaacattttaatatttcatgtgaattttgagaaaaataaatctttaaatgtgacatttttttcccagcattccttcaGTCGTGTTTGAAATGAATTGGTTTATGCTCTAAACTACAAAAcatccttttgtttatttaaaaaagtggaCGCACTTTTGTTTATTATCTCATTTTCCTGCAGTCtagattatttatttgtcaCCTTCCTCCTCGCGTGTTTATTATGCAGAAAATCTGAACTTCAAACGGCGTTCAGGAAGTCCTCCACTTTGCACCGAGCGTATGTCACGTTTTTGAAACAAGCGACTCCGTCTAAACATTCAGGAGACAATTTCCTTTGCAATTTCCTGCCTTCAGTTTTCAACACTGCTTTACGTAAACATCATCTTCTTGAGGCTGACATTTGAAGCATCTGATGCCAAAGATCTCCGTCTGTGGAATAAGATTGACTGTCCCTTAAAACGACATGAAAATAAGGGAGTTTGTTTGAAGTAAAACCCgttcaaaatgtcaaattattcaTCAATAATTCAAGCAAACCACAAATAAATCCCAAATTTGGCCTTATTAGCCAAATCTGATGAGTCAGTAGAGATCTACTGGCAACGTTTCAACACCGTAAACTGTGTTTATCAGAATGACTTTTTCTGTGAGtaagatgaaaagaaaataaggtTTGAGCAACTCAAAAACCCAACAGACAACAGAAAAACTCTAAATTCAGCCTCTTAACTCCATAGTTACCGACTACTAGCAAACCCTAAAGACCCACGCCGATGactatggtgtttttaacatgttcttgtgacattttctgattttggaggacatatactaagaaaataaaagcttaaaattaaatttttgagtactttttattcatatagcaggagcagacaaaaacatattGCTTGAAAAAGACAAACGTGTTtgtgagctctcagcaacagattGCTCCAACTTAGACGTGAATTTTTAACTAACTCTTTGCAGAAACTAGTTCCTAAAATAACAGTataaaaaatgggcaaaaacgttgatattaataaaaatactgctttgaaaaatggatcaaaagatgaccggagtgggactttaaagtgaaACAGGTGATGTAAGTCCAACTGATCTGCTTACACTCAtgtgaaaatcatgtaaatgtaATGGGATCATGGGATAATCCGTCTTAAAGTCGGGGTCATGCTCCTCAGAACTAAACTTTCTTCTGCAGCTGAACTCTCCATCCGCTGACAGGATaaacttcagctatcagccaATAGTCAGGGTTGATAAAGGGGACTGAGCGTGGGCACACTCCAGATGTCCCGCTGCAGACCTCTAATCTGGATCACTTTGGTGCTACATcgattcagtttttaaatctttttgacTAGAAATCTGAGAAATGCATTAACAGCATTTAATATGTGTGATGGGTGACACCTGTAGGGTGTGGCTCTTCCATTAAGGCCCCTTTAAAtaggagtgggcggggctgcccAGCAGTGCCAGATTCTTGTGGGTGGCCAGGTTGACTGCTGGGCCCACGCTGTTTGTGCAGCAGCTGTGAGCCACTGGggtaaattagttttttttacccCAATGTTTGCAGAATAAGATTCTCTGCTCTCTCCATGATGAGCAGGGTCATCAGGGGGTGGAGCGGACTCTACAGTTGGTTCGAGCTCGTTATTACTGGCCCAATATGTACACAGATGTGGAAAAATGGTGCAAAACTTGTGAAAGATGTGTGTTGTCAAAGGCTGTTCAGCCCaaagttaaagtttttatgGGCACAGTCAAAGCATCCCGACCTAATGAGATTTTAGTCATTGATTTCACAGTGTTGGAGCCTTCTTCAGATGGGAGGGAGAATGTTCTCGTCATGActgatgttttttcaaaatatacacAGGCTATCCCAACAAAAGACCAGCGAGCGAGTACCGTGGCAGAAGCGTTGGTCAAGAATTGGTTTCAGTTATTTGGGGTGCCCAACCGTATTCACTCAGATCAGGGCAGGAATTTTGAGAGCAACTTGGTCCAACAGCTCTGCAAGCTGTATAAAGTTGCAAAGAGCCGTACCACTCCATATCACCCACAGGGGAATGGTCAGTGTGAGCGCTTCAATCGCACTTTACATGACTTACTGCGAAGTCTCCAACCTGAACAAAAAAGGAAGTGGCCACGTCATCTTGCTCAGGTCACTTTTGCCTATAACACCACCGTGCACCAGACAACAGGCAGAACcccttattttttaatgtttgggaGGGAGCCACAGTTGCCTGTAGATATGCTTATAGGCGGGGAAATGACAGAGGAAGATCTTCCTTTAGAAGAGTGGGTTGAGGAGAACCAAAAGTCCTTGGCTTCAGCCTATGAGACAGTGCAACAAAGAGTGGACAGTCAAATAGCTCAGAGGGACCTTAGAAATCAGGATCGGTGTGCTTCTCCCGACCTTGAAGAAGGTGATCTTGTGTACACCAGGAACCATTCTGTCAGAGGCCGAAACAAGATTCAGGATTGTTGGGATTCAACTTTGTATGAAGTTGTTCGCCCACCTCCTCCAAGAGGAGTGGTGTATTCCATAGTCCAGTTAGTCTGCAAGACGCAGACTaactgcttttacatttttttattatttttatttgtggtcACTTCCGGGTCTGTAATTTCTGTTTGCCAGCCGATTAGTTTTTagcatgtgcatgtgtgtattgtatgtcattttataagtttttacctttttatccttttaaactGTTTGCAGTGCTCGCAGCAAGTTGCTGccttaaatgcatgttttatctCGGCTCAGGACAacagttgaacattttaaagaccagGAGTGCTGTAACAATAAATATTGTCAATTTATTTGAACACGCCTGCCTCCCATGTTTTTATGGTGCCACTTGCAACACGTGTTGTTCTTTTGTGAataagtgtgtgaatgtgagctGTGGTGGCGTTGTGtgcatgttgacatgtttgtatgtgaagatttttggagccaacaggtgtgtttgtaacATCAGTGTGTATCTggacaagccccgcccctttagacAAACACCTGATAGTGACGAGGATGAACATTCAGCAGCTTGGTGCTTTATGATTCCACCCCCCACTTTTGAAATCACCCTCCACTTAACTTACACAATCTCCATCCTTAACATTCAACTCTCTTATTTTCCTACtggagcaaaaaaatatatatataaaaaaatctatataaataaagttaaagtctctaacacatatacatatattaataaatacaatattaatacaaatatactAACTATACTATATACTAACTAAATACTGCATACTATTCTGACTCTCTATTGTAATAGTagaatctgtccaacacaagaggcctttagctcatctgtttgctcagctgttacGGGACAAGTTCAAAACACATTTGCTGGAGAAGCTCTAACTATGCCTCCACTACTCCCTTTGTTGATGTTTTGGAGGAGGAGAAGTTACAGGGCTGTGCTTATCcatgtttttatctgaaatGGAAGTGGATGAGGAATCTTTTTTACCAGCAGAGCTGTTCTGAAGCTCACTGCTGCACTCAGACTGAtgagaaaagcacagagaagcaGTTTGTTGACCTCAGTCTTCTTCACGCCTCCTGATGGAGCTCTGTGATCTGAGCTCAGTCCTGAgttcagcagtcagaactggacttgaggagtccagctttggaacctgcagagaaccaacaaacagcagaaagccacactgtgggaaagactccacacttctgactgatgttcacgtccactttattcttcacaggaaagattggaacagaacactgacgactaaaaagaacagagaaacacttctaatctctgatacaaaacaggaaacacaacagcacaaatacCGGTCGGACTCTCACAAAACTGTTATTTACAAACATGaatcaacaaaatataaactgcaattattttatacttaataaaaacacaatattgaaatattcaaaaatcaGTGTTAgaattataaatgtgtaaaactagttttagtgttttcatgGTAACACACACATTGTCTCAACATAAACTACAACCATAATGCTTACCTGAACAACTTTAGACAATATTCTTAAGACTTTCAGAGCAAACTACATCCATATAGATCTAATCTGTCTCTGCAGATTAGGAGCAAGAGGAACCCATTTCTTCTCAGACTCaatgctaaaatgaaagaattttgAAGGCGTTTATCCTGGGGCAGTGCTAGCAGTGGAGacacttcctgaaaggggccgtcctcactttgtgatgtcagctTGTGAGAACCAGCTTGTTTTAGTGGgttaggaggggctggtgctcagagcgcagatTTTTAGatgattactcagaaatacatgaatagatcaaaatactgctttgggctTCCTTATAGTGAGGACTGAACATTATAATGGACTccttaaaagttaattttacatGACCCTTAAATtaagggaaaaatgtttttcacaatatttaaacTGTCCTAGATAAACCATTATTGTCTTTTCATCACGAGTCCTCTGCTGTGAATTTTGATTATGTAACCCTTCCATTATTGGAAGGTATGCTGACATTGCTAGTGGGGGTTATATGGACCCTAGAAGACAGCAcgatgaactttttttattaatgatttttgagtttcactgatgactgtggcagacataaaatcctgtccactttcatCCACATTTATCATGGGAGGAACCACACATCAATACAAGGGTGAAATCctcttaacccttccgctctctttggggtccagttgactccaaccacatattgatatgtgattccttccatgacaaaggtggacaggattttatgtgtgtcatggacattagtgaaactcaaaaatcaaagataaaaaaaagttcagcgcattgtcttggggggtccagatgaccccacttttattgtaaacaaactaaggagagcggaagggttaaagatagcggaagggttaaaagaaaaaggcttctctcttgtatgagttctcatgtgtgttttgagattagatatttgactaaaacttctgtcacattctttacacgagaaaggcttctctccttCATGAGTTTTAATGTGTGTTATGAGAACAGATTTATCACTAAAACGTgcatcacattctttacacaaaaaaggcttctctcctgtatgagttctaatgtgtcttttgagactagatgtttgactaaaacttttatcacattccttaca contains:
- the LOC112141285 gene encoding uncharacterized protein LOC112141285 (The sequence of the model RefSeq protein was modified relative to this genomic sequence to represent the inferred CDS: added 353 bases not found in genome assembly): MYTDVEKWCKTCERCVLSKAVQPKVKVFMGTVKASRPNEILVIDFTVLEPSSDGRENVLVMTDVFSKYTQAIPTKDQRASTVAEALVKNWFQLFGVPNRIHSDQGRNFESNLVQQLCKLYKVAKSRTTPYHPQGNGQCERFNRTLHDLLRSLQPEQKRKWPRHLAQVTFAYNTTVHQTTGRTPYFLMFGREPQLPVDMLIGGEMTEEDLPLEEWVEENQKSLASAYETVQQRVDSQIAQRDLRNQDRCASPDLEEGDLVYTRNHSVRGRNKIQDCWDSTLYEVVRPPPPRGVVYSIAPVGQEGPLRQVHREELRGVPENREAEVQNDPGEPACESMTEDTANAAEPEILSESENYNEGTSENDVMSVISLPPDQPPPNESGPSMVFEPRRSERKTAGLHSNPHRLPLPANIKL